The stretch of DNA TTGGTTGGGACAAATTGGGAgaggtgcatttcttcagatggcaatagtagctcagggaggaagtggaggagccTGATCTTtacacagattatctgtctcacacTGTCATGACGtggtggcagttttaacaaatatataaataaaaaaaataaaaaaaaaacatattcttggAAAAATTtgatactgtagctttaaagaaaaaaaggagtaaaattTACCAATAATACCCAACTATACCAgctaaaatgaaatataaattaatatttaaagcatCTGATGGCGTTTAATCATTTCTAATTTAGCCGAAGTTACAGGATCCCGTTTTTGCACACCATCAGCCCCTGAATACAGAAACAGATTcgatgttgctgaaatgtgcttttaaaataGACTTGAATGATTGACTGATTTACTTGGgaacaaaaaacatgtcaaagtttattatgtttaaaatgGCATTACTTTAGAATCCTTTTTTGCAATTAAATCTAGCTTTGCACAAATAAAGTTATGCAGTACATTAAAGTTATACagtgaacaaaatgttttatttttctttctctgagtTACATTTTCGAAATTGCAAATTGAaccacacattaaaaaaaaaaagctaagcaCTGACTATCCTCCAAGCTGAAACTTTCTGAGGTGGTGCTTCAATAAACAGACCATAAAAAGTTTTAGCTGTCATGACAGATGACCAATTCGCTCTCCATGTTCAGTTCAAACCTTGCGCTGGCAAAAAACCACCTGACTCAGAAAGCAAACAAGAACACTATCACTATCTATGACTAGAAATGAACTAATGCTGTCTAAACACGCCTTTGCTCCACCAAATACAAATACTCAGTTCAATAAAGGAATCATAAAAAGTGCTTTATGATGTTACCACATGTGGTGATTTTCTCATCCACATGTGGTGATTTTCTCATCCACATCCTATTTGGGTCTTATACTCTGGATTCCCAAGACTTTACTGCATTGTGTGTAAACAAAGACGATCACAGGCTGCTTGTAAATGAGCATCTGCTTGATTGCTGAATCCGTTAATAACCATGTGAAAAGAGAAGGTGTTCGCAATGATCTGATATGAGcagtctttaaaaactccaACAAAGTCTGAAAAGACATTTGAGAGGTGAGGTGAGGTGAGTCATGATGCTGTTGGTTCTAGTTCTGCTCCTCAGCGCCTCTAGTCCTGCTTTGGCCTGGATCGTAAGTAGTCTTTATTTCTATGACGTCTTCATGGTATAATTTGTGGTTATtctaataaatgtacatttcaaattcatttttagcCAGTGCAAGACTGGGAGTCTGGAAATGTGACGACTTCTGTGGATTCATCTGGTCAGTGCATCTGCCATGTTTTCCTCCCTGACACCACCTTCCCCGCAGACCGCGTTGAGCACATGCAGCAAGTCAGCAAAGATCTGATCCTGGAGGTTGAAATCCAGAAGAATAAGGTGTGTGTTAGGGATAGGATGAAGAATAAAAACTAGAAACGTGCAATATGATTAAATCATGTTATAGCTGCTCTTGTCTTTTTCAGATGGTGAAGTACAAGGGCAAACTGGTGATTTATCTTGAAGAACTGAAGCAACTGGAGGCAAGATTGGCCATCCTGGAAAGCAGTCCCGATGATTACATCAAACTGGATTTTGAGATGCTCAGGATTGAACTCAGAGAGTTTGAGATGCTGGTGTCTCAGCTCAAAGACTCGCTCAACTCTTCTTCGCCCCTGTTCAACAGTCTGTACATTGAGGTAAAACACAAATTGTACAAATCTTCTTAGATTCTCAGGATACATAAATATTGAATCCTGTAGCATCTTACAAATAAATCTACAAAAGTATTGGACATTGGATTACAACCAGCAACCTTTGTATTGAAATACAACTCCTCTCAAGACTTGACACCCTTTGGTAGAGTTCCTTCCCACATGCAATAGTTTTCTTATTATTCTGTCTCCAGATCCACAACATGACGCTCCTTGTGAACCAGCTGGAGACTTATGATAAGAGCAACCTGGAGGTGATCCGACATCAGTTTGCCAAGCTGCAGATGAAACTAGAGGAGTGTCAGAAGGACCAAGATATAATCAAACCAGATATCGGTAAGAGGGCTGCCTAACATGATCAATAACAATTTGTACTTCAACAGCTAAAAATGCATCTTCgtaaataataacattattGATTCAGAAAACGTCCATCATATTGCTGTTATTATATATCGAGATATATTTTAACCACCCATTTCCATTAGTTTTGACAGTTATTGCTTGCTGCTCATGAAAAGCCAAGTTTCAGTTccttagaaaattaaaacattatctaaagtatgatcaaattaaaaataaattttaatgcAGTGTCCAGCAGGAGAGAAAGAGATAAAGGTAATTGCTGAGGAGACTGGCAGTACTCAAAGTGTAAATTCAAAGTTTAAGTTGAATGGAAGAAAAACTGTGTAAAAAGGTTTACAAACAGCAGGGACAATTACTCGCTGCTTTTAAAGCAACCTGGACAATCTATAGGCCTCATCATTGTCACTTCCATGCCATGGCACATGAAGCAGAATTTCATCTAAGAAATACTCATTAATGAAAGAGTTTCTCTTGCGTGTCCTACATTTTTCAGTAGAGCAATTCTGTTAAAAACTCCATTCATAGTGGTTCTACTgcaaatttaaatattcttagattttttttttttttactgtaacagTAATGATCAAATATCACACTActtgattttctgaaataaacattttttgatattctaatttactgagatggAGCAGCATTGCCAAcatcctttgtgttttttttttttctttttcaggaaGCTGCAATCACACGGGAATCTTAAGCTTCAGCAATCCATTGGTGGTGCAATTCAATGCTCATCTCAGTTCAGGTTACGTGTACGGTGGGTGGGGGAAAGACTCCAAGCCTATCCGAGGTTATGAGAACTTGCACTTCTACGGCGCGTACACCAGTCCTGGGAGTGTctatgacttttatttttactccaaCTATGAAAATCTGCTCTTGAGGAAGAACTACAAAAGAATTACCCTTCCTACTGATTGGGTGGGTGTTGGCAACAACTACATAGTGCACAGTAATTCAATTTACTACCAGCACAACACCCCTTTCAGCATGACCAAATTTAATCTGACCTCTTCCACGTATGACTACAGAGTAATTTCTGGCGCAAGTACAAGTTTCTCTTATGCTTACTCGGCCAGTCAGAACCTGGACTTTGCAGCTGATGAAACAGGATTGTGGGTAATGTATGCTTCGAATGGGAACAAGGGAAAAATTGTCattgctaaaataaatgaaaactctTTTGGCATTGAGAATACGTGGCATACTGGTGTATACAAACAGTCAGCTGGCAATGCTTTCATGATCTGTGGAGTGATGTATGCCAGCAGGACGGTGGATGTCAACACTGAGGAGATATTCTATGCTTACGACACCAAGACCAAGCAAGAGAGAAACCTCAGCATCCAATTCAAGAAGTTCCAGAATTCATACACCAACCTGGACTACAACCCCTCTGATCAGAAGCTCTACATGTTCAACGATGGCTATTATGTGACATACAATGTGAAATTTAACAAAGAATGATTCAACATGGGTTCGATCCTTGTATTGTGATTGATATGAGTGATCTGCAGCCACTTTTAGTCCTTAGATCTCTATAAAACCTTCATAGATTTTCCCCTGCCATTTCCTGAATAAATCAAACTGAAGCATCCACATTTTGTCAGTTGTGTTCTGTATGTTATATATGACAGTATTAGGGGTTATGTTTTATGCCACAGGTAATATTGCAACTATTTAGATCCAAAATGCATGACACATGATAATCAAATCAGAGGTGTCCAATGAAACAGTCTCTATCTAATGTGATAAACACATTGAAAAATATATCTCTTGCTGATAatctgctgtggttgttgtttctCAAGTAAATTCAGAAATGATAAATGTCTGTTCAAGTAAATTCGGAAAtgataaatgtctgtttttgtttaattaaaggGAAAAGTCTTCATATGACACAAAAATAGTCGCTGAAGGATTCATTTAAGATTGATAATCCTTGTATTTTTGTGGATAAGGTTGCAGGATCAGATTTCGGAGTCATGCTGCTGCGCCTAACCCCTTTCTGTGAACCTGCCCTCCCCTAGGATGCATGTGTGGTTGGGGGTGACTCCTCTTTGTGCTGTTAGTTGGAGCCTGACTCCCTCTGGTACTGAGCACCGATGCTGATATTTAAGTAGGATGAGGGGGAGTAAA from Xiphophorus hellerii strain 12219 chromosome 19, Xiphophorus_hellerii-4.1, whole genome shotgun sequence encodes:
- the olfm4.2 gene encoding olfactomedin-4; the encoded protein is MMLLVLVLLLSASSPALAWIPVQDWESGNVTTSVDSSGQCICHVFLPDTTFPADRVEHMQQVSKDLILEVEIQKNKMVKYKGKLVIYLEELKQLEARLAILESSPDDYIKLDFEMLRIELREFEMLVSQLKDSLNSSSPLFNSLYIEIHNMTLLVNQLETYDKSNLEVIRHQFAKLQMKLEECQKDQDIIKPDIGSCNHTGILSFSNPLVVQFNAHLSSGYVYGGWGKDSKPIRGYENLHFYGAYTSPGSVYDFYFYSNYENLLLRKNYKRITLPTDWVGVGNNYIVHSNSIYYQHNTPFSMTKFNLTSSTYDYRVISGASTSFSYAYSASQNLDFAADETGLWVMYASNGNKGKIVIAKINENSFGIENTWHTGVYKQSAGNAFMICGVMYASRTVDVNTEEIFYAYDTKTKQERNLSIQFKKFQNSYTNLDYNPSDQKLYMFNDGYYVTYNVKFNKE